The DNA window CAGTAGTCTAATTCAGAAGTATCTCTTCCCAACTCAGAAGTCTCACTCTGGGCTGAAAGTACACAGGAAGAAGGAAGCATACCTCAGCCTTAAACGACTGAAGAAGAGTGTCAAGTAGCAGCAGGTGGGAAAGTGGCTTTGGTTTTGAGTTTGTGGGCTCTGAATCCACACAAAGACAGGACTGCATTCTGAAAACCTGAATTAATTATTGTCCTTACCTCAATGAGACAGTAAATTATAATCAAAATCATTAGTATTACAGTCACAGATATTGCCAAGATGAGTTTGTTATAGCCGTATCCTGGAACTTCTTtagtgaagttaaaaaaaaaaaggaaggaataatttttttaaaaaactaagggCATGAAAGCTAACTATTCAATACCCCAGTATTCCAGGTGAGTAGCTTAcaggttcttttttattttttgaggcagggtctcactctgttgcccaggctggagtacagtggtgcgatcatgttTCATCTTAGATTcaaactccctgggctcaggtgatcctcccacctcagcctcccgagtagctgggactacaggcgtgtgtcaccacaaccagctaatttttatatttttttgtggagacagggtttcactatgttggccaagctggtctcaaactcctgacctcaagcaatccacccacctcagcctcccaaagtgctagaagtacaggtgtgagccatcatacctggcctaCAGTTTCTCTTGTGTACTAATCTATTTCACTCTCTAAATGAGCAAAGTGGGAGATCACTGTCATGGCCAGAGTTACGTGGCCAAGACAAACTATGGTCTGGGAGTCGAGGTTCTCCTGTGTGAGCACTTTCCTTGTTGGTGGAagggctgaggcagggcttgcttgtctgacataatgtaaaagagtcttggaacatgtGCTGGGTCCAGAGTCTAAAACCCCTCGTGACCTATGGAACACCCAGCTCTGCACCAAAGGGTGGAAGGCTGCCCTGCCACACTATAATCTAAGTccagggcataaaaccccttGTGGCTTGGAGAGAACCCAGGGctcagggcataaaacccctTGTAGCCTCTGGAATGTGTCCAGACTCGCTGGCCCCTTGCTCCTTTCTCTCCCAAGATCATAAATTGATTGTATCTTGAATTAGAAGAATCTGTCTCCCTTATCTCAAGTGGCACAGCATATGCTAAGCCATCACAGCTATGCTTGATGCACTGCTGCCTTTCTACCCCCACTTCCTCACGTCCTCACCTGTTACCCCCACATCCGCACATCCTCACCACCTGCTTCTTTGTTTGATTACCAATAAATAGTGTGGGCTCCCAGAGCCCTCGAAGAGCCTTCACAGCCTCCATACTGGCATTGGCCCCCTGGACCCACcctatgttctcttaatttgtcttgtctcattcctttgactccacCAGACTTCATAGTCCCCATGACCTGGTGttggtctgatcaccccaacattcCTGGCATATGCTAAATGATGAGAAAGTCTGGGTCTCGTGTTTCTGTGTGGTCCTGCTCTTTCTGTTCACTCTGGGCTTCTGTGCTCTCGTTAATATAGTTCTCAGTTCTTGCTGCTCACTGAGAAGCTTCATCAGGAGGCCTGTTCTGGAGATGAGCTTGGCACAGGCCAATTGCACGTGGGTTTCAGAGCAGTCCATTTTCAAGGTTTGGATAACATGAGAAATGAGCCTTCTCACATCGTTGTTGAGGATGAGGGACCATAGCTGCTGGTTTAGCTGAATTTCAAACCGGTCACCTGGGGATGAGGGCAATGGGTAGTAGAAGATTTTGGGCTTGGGGGACAAGCCAGTGCCCATGTTGTTGTATTCCCATTGTGTTTCACTGGTGTGTTTAACAGTTGTCTCTAAGTTGAACACAGTCCCAGTGGAATCCGCCACAGGAGGATGACTGTAGGTTGTGTTTTCAGAGATGGTGCCTTCTGGCATAGTAATGTTTtccacaaaaatgttttcttctaaggcaTTTCTTACTGTGGTGTTTTTTATATTAGTGTTCTCTATAAAATGTTCTGAAGGAGCAAATACTACTGGAAAAGGATTTTCCTGAGGACTCAGGTCTCCTAAAGACAAAAAAGCCCCTTGTGAAGGGGAATTTATGAGGCTCTTTGCTGCAGAGAACGGAGGCCTCTTTGTGAGCATCAGTCTATTGAGAGAACTTTTCTTTCTGAACTTTTGACTCTTTTTGGCCTTGGGTGTTCTGTGGACCACATGGGAGCAACTTTTAAGAAAgcagtatttttttctggaatgtaCGATTGATTTTAACTGTAGCCTTTGCATCTTCTAAAACCAAAATGGCATAAGTTAAGTATTTCAATCTGTTTCTGACCTCAGGTCGGGCTTTTGCAGGGGTGGAGGCAGAAGGCACGCCCATGGAGAAGGGTTTCAGCAAAGAGAAGACTGCCGCCTTATGCTCCAGTGTGAACGGAGGCTTGGTGTAGATAGTGTTTCCTGCTAACTTCTTGGGCCCCTGCTCTTTGTGAGGCTGTTCCAGCTCCCTTGGGGCTGGACGCCCAAGCCATTTTTCTTTGGCAGCGTTCTCCATGAATGCCCGGGCACCCCATTCCCTCCTGATGCTCTGCTTTCCCACCTCTTTGAAGTGCCTTTTCTGGATGCTCCTTGGGCCCGTGAGGACTCTGTTCACTCCCCGCAGGCTTTTGCTGACATTTGGAATCTTTGCCAGGCTGTTTTCCTGTGATTGGGcagtttctaatttcttttcaaatatttggcgTTTAAATTTTGTTACCTAGAAGGCTGGACTGTATAAGCATGgcagttttttcttctcttttatcttcattgagtttttcttgaatttctgcatctaacacatttttcagaaaataaagcttTCCCAGTTTATTTTCATAAGTTAAGTTGTTGGAGGCAGGTTGAAGAGAGGGgctctttgtattgtttttcaaaatacctAGGGGACTACCTCCATCTAGTACTTTTGAAAAAAGCAGTTTAAGGAACGTAACACTGATTCCACATCTTATAGATTTTTCGCTGAGAAATAAGGCAAGCTCCTGGCACTGAGTCTAGCTGCTCACTCCCA is part of the Chlorocebus sabaeus isolate Y175 chromosome 16, mChlSab1.0.hap1, whole genome shotgun sequence genome and encodes:
- the LOC103243869 gene encoding LOW QUALITY PROTEIN: leucine-rich repeat-containing protein 37A3-like (The sequence of the model RefSeq protein was modified relative to this genomic sequence to represent the inferred CDS: inserted 3 bases in 2 codons), encoding MAANRSTRRRLELRSPSRPGLRRAVFGWPQASWLATPAATQRRCVPAARRGFVEAGQAWAGRPGGQQGPGWERLTPPSVTEVGWGSFTAWVRPGSSHNGPPVCAEGGARPVLEPPAHPLASRGAWRAVGEPAALCLLFEEASVGNPEGAFVKVLQAQKKHRSTELTTEPEAPSDSNGINLSGFGSEQLDSVTKFKRQIFEKKLETAQSQENSLAKIPNVSKSLRGVNRVLTGPRSIQKRHFKEVGKQSIRREWGARAFMENAAKEKWLGRPAPRELEQPHKEQGPKKLAGNTIYTKPPFTLEHKAAVFSLLKPFSMGVPSASTPAKARPEVRNRLKYLTYAILVLEDAKATVXKSIVHSRKKYCFLKSCSHVVHRTPKAKKSQKFRKKSSLNRLMLTKRPPFSAAKSLINSPSQGAFLSLGDLSPQENPFPVVFAPSEHFIENTNIKNTTVRNALEENIFVENITMPEGTISENTTYSHPPVADSTGTVFNLETTVKHTSETQWEYNNMGTGLSPKPKIFYYPLPSSPGDRFEIQLNQQLWSLILNNDVRRLISHVIQTLKMDCSETHVQLACAKLISRTGLLMKLLSEQQXTENYINESTEAQSEQKEQDLNFTKEVPGYGYNKLILAISVTVILMILIIIYCLIEVRTIINSGFQNAVLSLCGFRAHKLKTKATFPPAAT